A single region of the Triticum dicoccoides isolate Atlit2015 ecotype Zavitan chromosome 2B, WEW_v2.0, whole genome shotgun sequence genome encodes:
- the LOC119367763 gene encoding ribosomal protein S4, mitochondrial-like — translation MPAIRFKTCRLLPGNVRNRELSLIQRRILRRLRNKRRSIKRNLSRRENRNSNIKSQTTRKLSLYYGDLPIREMHRGRERTSYIPFLLNQETRSDVIPVRLHFSDTLPQARQPISHLRVCLNNGLVTITHLKVSHGDLISFKENDARTRGFEIMRSFYIDISVGKIIGKFLSAISVGKRRGKFLPARIWRRTKKEWFRLLTTQRGCRLLLKSKELQKLRSYMQEEDFERTKKFGSAKVCLGSSFAEHNRMKRNLFHFKYFFLLKRGKEKNRNLPTRTISSFVEKSSLYSNSTYCSGSPFTRKIRIKRIELPTHYSEVNHRTLKAVVSYGPNIGHIPHDIRLKDPNLPLRSRNRRGQNI, via the coding sequence ATGCCAGCAATAAGATTTAAAACGTGTCGTCTACTTCCAGGAAATGTTCGGAACAGAGAACTTTCTCTAATCCAACGCCGTATTCTCCGAAGATTGAGGAACAAGAGGAGATCCATTAAAAGAAATCTTTCTCGGAGAGAAAATCGAAACAGTAACATCAAATCACAAACTACACGAAAGTTGTCTCTTTATTATGGGGATTTACCCATAAGGGAGATGCACAGAGGAAGAGAGCGAACTTCATATATCCCTTTTTTACTCAATCAAGAAACAAGATCGGATGTGATTCCGGTTCGTCTCCATTTTAGTGACACTCTTCCTCAAGCAAGGCAGCCGATAAGTCATCTAAGGGTTTGTTTGAATAATGGACTGGTAACCATTACTCATTTGAAAGTTTCCCACGGTGATCTAATATCTTTTAAAGAAAATGACGCGAGAACCCGCGGTTTTGAAATAATGAGATCTTTCTATATCGACATATCAGTTGGAAAAATCATAGGCAAATTCCTATCGGCCATATCAGTTGGAAAAAGAAGAGGCAAATTCCTACCAGCCAGAATCTGGAGAAGAACAAAAAAAGAATGGTTCCGCTTACTCACAACTCAGAGGGGATGCCGCTTACTACTCAAATCCAAGGAATTGCAAAAGTTGCGTTCTTATATGCAAGAAGAAGACTTTGAAAGAACAAAGAAGTTTGGATCCGCAAAAGTATGCTTAGGCAGTTCCTTCGCTGAGCACAACAGAATGAAGAGGAATTTGTTTCATTTCAAATACTTCTTCTTATTGAAAAGAGGGAAGGAGAAAAACCGAAATCTTCCTACTCGAACAATAAGTTCTTTTGTAGAAAAGTCTTCTTTATATAGTAATTCGACCTATTGCTCCGGATCCCCGTTTACTAGGAAGATAagaatcaaaaggatcgaactacctACTCATTATTCGGAGGTGAATCATAGAACACTAAAAGCTGTGGTATCTTATGGACCTAACATAGGTCACATCCCTCATGACATAAGATTGAAAGATCCAAACCTTCCTCTTCGGAGCAGAAACAGACGTGGCCAAAACATATAA